Proteins from a genomic interval of Cucumis melo cultivar AY chromosome 7, USDA_Cmelo_AY_1.0, whole genome shotgun sequence:
- the LOC103487533 gene encoding pollen receptor-like kinase 4 has translation MPTGVRVAGLMRAPTPTISAASSFFFLFFFLSSSCIIVVFSASDAETLLQFKQSLTSATALNNWNPSVPPCENHKANWAGVLCLNGHVRGLRLENMGLKGEVDMNSLVSLTRLRTLSFMNNTLVGSWPPVITKLGSLRSVYLSYNHFSGEIPDDAFTGMKFLKKVFLTNNEFNGPIPSSLASLSRLIELRLDGNKFKGQVPQFQIDTLTKLNVSNNELDGPIPTSLSHMDPSCFSGNNDLCGDPLPECGKAPMSSSGLLKIAVIIIILGVTLAVIAAIFIILNLRNQPAALQLGKENAGMINMEDQDQKKYVNAKQVAAGVGDGYRSIESSSSSVAQATRRGGADHGKLLFVRDDRERFDLQDLLRASAEILGSGSFGSSYKATILSNAVVVKRYKHMNNVGREEFHEHMRRLGRLTHPNLLPLVAYYYRKEEKLLISDFVDNGSLASHLHGNHNLEEAGLDWATRLKIIRGIARGLSYLYASLPNIVAAHGHLKSSNVLLDESMEPLLTDYGLSPVANLEQGQSLMMAYKSPEYAQMGRITKKTDIWSFGIVILEMLTGRFPENYLTRNHDPKADLAAWVNNMIKEKKTAQVFDTELGRARESSKGELLKMLKIALSCCEEDVDRRLDLNQVAAEIEDLNDADLSDDDDDDDDDDGHNFSPTSRHIHIAV, from the exons ATGCCAACGGGCGTGCGCGTGGCAGGGCTTATGCGCGCACCAACCCCAACCATCAGCGCcgcttcttccttcttcttcctctttttcttcctctcaTCTTCATGCATTATTGTGGTCTTCTCGGCTTCTGATGCCGAAACTTTGCTTCAATTCAAGCAATCTTTGACATCGGCCACGGCTCTTAACAATTGGAACCCTTCGGTTCCGCCTTGCGAGAACCACAAGGCGAATTGGGCTGGAGTGCTTTGTTTGAATGGGCACGTTAGGGGTCTAAGGCTTGAAAATATGGGACTTAAGGGAGAAGTTGATATGAATTCCCTGGTTTCATTGACTCGTTTGCGTACACTTAGCTTCATGAACAACACATTGGTTGGGTCTTGGCCTCCTGTTATAACCAAATTAGGAAGTTTGCGGTCTGTTTATCTTTCCTATAACCATTTTTCAGGAGAAATCCCAGATGATGCCTTTACGGGTATGAAATTTTTGAAGAAAGTGTTTTTGACCAATAATGAATTCAACGGCCCAATTCCCTCATCTCTCGCTTCACTGTCTAGGCTTATAGAGTTGAGACTCGATGGTAACAAATTCAAAGGCCAAGTCCCTCAATTTCAAATAGATACTTTGACCAAACTCAATGTTTCCAACAACGAATTGGACGGCCCTATTCCTACTAGTTTAAGCCATATGGATCCTTCATGCTTTTCAG GCAACAATGATCTATGCGGGGATCCACTGCCAGAATGTGGAAAAGCCCCAATGTCATCCTCAGGGCTACTAAAGATCGCAGTGATAATCATAATTTTGGGGGTAACATTAGCAGTAATAGCTGCAATTTTCATCATATTGAATTTAAGAAACCAGCCAGCAGCATTACAACTAGGGAAGGAGAATGCAGGGATGATAAACATGGAAGATCAGGATCAGAAGAAATACGTGAACGCTAAGCAGGTAGCAGCCGGGGTAGGGGACGGATACAGATCAATAGAGTCGTCGTCGTCGTCTGTGGCTCAGGCCACGAGGCGAGGAGGGGCCGATCATGGAAAACTGTTGTTTGTGAGGGATGACAGGGAGAGGTTCGATTTACAAGACTTGTTAAGAGCATCGGCTGAAATATTGGGGAGTGGGTCATTTGGTTCGTCGTATAAAGCAACAATACTTAGTAATGCAGTGGTGGTGAAGCGTTATAAGCATATGAATAATGTGGGAAGAGAAGAGTTTCATGAGCATATGAGAAGGTTAGGGAGGTTGACGCATCCGAATTTACTTCCTTTGGTTGCTTATTATTATAGGAAGGAAGAGAAGCTGTTGATTTCGGACTTTGTGGATAATGGGAGCTTGGCCAGCCATTTGCATG GGAACCACAACCTGGAGGAGGCAGGACTAGATTGGGCAACAAGATTGAAGATAATAAGAGGCATAGCAAGAGGCCTATCTTACCTATACGCATCGCTCCCAAACATAGTAGCAGCACATGGACATCTCAAATCTTCAAATGTGTTGCTAGACGAGTCCATGGAGCCACTGCTGACGGACTACGGTCTAAGCCCAGTAGCCAATCTAGAGCAAGGGCAGAGCCTAATGATGGCCTACAAATCCCCTGAGTATGCTCAAATGGGTCGCATAACCAAGAAGACAGACATCTGGAGTTTCGGAATAGTCATTCTTGAAATGTTAACTGGCAGATTCCCAGAAAACTACCTGACACGAAATCACGATCCGAAAGCCGACCTTGCGGCTTGGGTTAACAACATGATCAAGGAAAAGAAGACGGCGCAAGTGTTTGACACCGAGCTGGGGCGAGCCAGGGAAAGTAGTAAAGGGGAGTTACTGAAGATGCTTAAGATTGCGTTGAGTTGCTGTGAAGAAGATGTTGATAGACGATTGGATTTGAATCAAGTAGCTGCAGAGATTGAAGATTTGAATGATGCAGATTTgagtgatgatgatgatgatgatgatgatgatgatggacATAACTTCTCCCCTACTTCTCGCCATATTCATATTGCTGTTTGA